From Stigmatopora nigra isolate UIUO_SnigA chromosome 5, RoL_Snig_1.1, whole genome shotgun sequence, a single genomic window includes:
- the tmem125a gene encoding transmembrane protein 125 gives MPELDYIPPLRGPGDPEMGLHGPADPIQIQHGILEEQVELWWFREPAKSLLCYSIAVFLILGCGLGGVGLLSTTTSVSSEWRLGAGTALCLLALGVLLKQLLSSAVQDMNCIRSRQQINLLKSGGLSDFLVVLIAGVSLLICGGVLLHLALVNHMPKPGQALNDMYISGVVLLTGGGAAVLGVGIYSLVVILLERTRNGRRYVDRIFNIFTISGRMDHRAQRETTSSLANLI, from the coding sequence ATGCCTGAACTGGACTATATTCCCCCCCTGAGGGGACCTGGCGACCCTGAAATGGGCCTCCACGGTCCCGCTGACCCAATTCAGATTCAGCACGGCATCCTAGAGGAACAAGTGGAGTTGTGGTGGTTCAGAGAACCCGCAAAGTCTCTACTGTGCTACTCCATCGCCGTATTTCTCATCTTGGGCTGTGGGCTGGGAGGAGTCGGCCTCCTTTCTACCACCACCAGTGTTTCAAGCGAATGGCGGCTAGGTGCGGGTACAGCCCTTTGCTTGCTGGCCTTGGGGGTTCTGCTCAAACAGCTGCTCAGCTCAGCCGTGCAAGACATGAACTGCATTCGAAGCCGGCAGCAAATTAACTTGCTCAAAAGCGGGGGATTATCTGATTTCCTTGTGGTTTTGATTGCTGGGGTGTCTTTACTCATTTGCGGAGGGGTTCTACTGCATCTAGCCCTGGTGAACCATATGCCCAAACCAGGCCAAGCACTTAATGATATGTACATCTCTGGGGTGGTGCTGCTGACGGGAGGAGGGGCTGCAGTTCTGGGTGTTGGAATTTACTCTCTTGTGGTTATCTTACTTGAAAGGACGCGAAATGGACGAAGGTATGTGGACAGGATTTTCAACATCTTTACAATCTCGGGACGTATGGACCACCGAGCTCAGAGAGAAACTACCTCCAGCCTGGCTAACCTCATATGA
- the ap1m3 gene encoding adaptor related protein complex 1 subunit mu 3, with protein MSASALFILDLKGKVLISRNYMGNVDMNEIDHFMPFLIKREEEAEMSPVITHGSSHFLWIKHNNLYLVVMTKKNANAALVYSFLYRIVQVFQEYFKELEEESIRDNFVTVYELMDEVMDFGFPQTTDSKILQEYITQQGHKLEIGAIRPPATVTNAVSWRSEGIKYRKNEVFMDVIESVNLLVNATGNVLRSEILGCIKLKVMLSGMPELRLGLNDKVLFEITGREKSKSVELEDVKFHQCVRLSRFQNDRTISFIPPDGESELMSYRLNTMVKPLIWIESVIEKFSHSRVEIKVKARSQFKSRSTANNVSILVPVPSDADSPKFKTSTGSAKWMPEKNAVQWDIKSFPGGKEYLMRAHFGLPSVEADELDAKRPITVNFEIPYFTVSGIQVRYLKIIEKSGYHALPWVRYITQSGDYQLRTN; from the exons ATGTCAGCCTCGGCGTTATTTATCCTGGACCTGAAAGGAAAG GTCTTGATCAGTCGTAACTACATGGGAAACGTGGATATGAATGAGATTGACCACTTCATGCCGTTCTTAATTAAGCGGGAAGAAGAGGCAGAGATGAGTCCAGTGATCACCCATGGTTCCTCACACTTTCTGTGGATCAAACATAACAACCTGTACT TGGTGGTCATGACCAAGAAGAATGCCAATGCTGCTCTGGTGTACTCATTTCTTTATAGAATTGTCCAG gTGTTTCAGGAGTACTTTaaggagctggaggaggagaGTATTCGTGACAACTTCGTCACTGTGTATGAACTAATGGATGAAGTGATGGATTTTGGATTCCCACAAACAACTGACAGCAAAATTCTTCaaga GTACATTACACAGCAAGGTCACAAACTGGAGATTGGGGCTATTCGACCTCCTGCCACTGTCACCAATGCTGTGTCCTGGAGGTCAGAGGGTATCAAGTACAGGAAGAATGAAGTTTTTATGGATGTCATTGAGTCTGTAAATCTATTG GTTAATGCCACTGGCAATGTCCTGCGAAGTGAAATATTGGGCTGTATTAAGCTTAAAGTGATGCTTTCTGGGATGCCTGAACTAAGGCTGGGACTTAATGACAAAGTACTGTTTGAAATCACAGGCA GAGAAAAGAGTAAAAGTGTGGAGCTAGAGGATGTGAAGTTTCATCAGTGTGTTCGACTGTCACGCTTCCAGAATGACCGCACAATTTCCTTCATCCCACCTGATGGTGAGAGCGAGCTTATGTCCTACCGACTCAACACTATG GTGAAGCCACTCATCTGGATCGAAAGCGTGATAGAGAAGTTTTCCCACAGTCGTGTTGAGATCAAGGTGAAG GCTCGTAGTCAGTTTAAGAGCCGATCAACTGCCAACAATGTGTCCATTTTGGTGCCAGTCCCCAGTGACGCAGACTCCCCAAAGTTCAAGACCAGCACCGGCAGTGCCAAGTGGATGCCCGAGAAGAATGCAGTGCAGTGGGATATCAAATCTTTTCCT GGTGGCAAGGAGTACCTGATGCGGGCACACTTTGGGCTACCTAGTGTGGAGGCTGATGAGTTGGATGCAAAAAGGCCAATCACTGTTAACTTTGAGATTCCCTACTTTACTGTGTCTGGCATTCAG GTGCGTTACCTCAAGATTATAGAAAAGAGTGGCTATCATGCTTTGCCTTGGGTGCGCTACATCACACAAAGTGGAG ATTACCAACTCCGGACAAACTAA
- the c5h1orf210 gene encoding type III endosome membrane protein TEMP, protein MDALVNTSTLPITTSALNDTTKTTSHRWEFLLAVLVTAISISILIALLAKWQVVWRYLSSYRHTRLREMDTVSQYEQSGLEVGFDIHGESDINLRHAVHAEDDDGFIEDNYIPTSERVRAERAEKNMEDNEDTEDEMDENEFTIT, encoded by the exons TACATCAGCTCTAAATG ACACAACGAAGACTACGTCTCACAGGTGGGAATTCTTGCTGGCAGTTCTGGTTACTGCCATCTCAATTTCCATTCTTATTGCCCTACTGGCAAAATGGCAAGTGGTTTGGCGCTACCTCTCAAGTTATCGGCACACTCGGTTGAGGGAGATGGACACAGTCAGCCAGTATGAGCAGTCAG GCCTGGAGGTGGGATTTGACATACATGGGGAAAGTGATATAAACCTTCGCCATGCTGTACATGCTGAAGATGATGATGGCTTCATTGAGGACAACTACATCCCAACAAGTGAAAGAGTAAGAGCTGAAAGAGCAGAAAAGAACATGGAGGACAACGAGGACACAGAGGACGAAATGGATGAAAATGAATTCACGATTACTTAG